The proteins below come from a single Thermoleophilaceae bacterium genomic window:
- a CDS encoding calcium-binding protein produces MYAGPEQDTFNGGDDYDWVTYADMAGPVNVSADGVANDGEAGESDNIGTDVEEIDGTAQNDTLTATNNVPSDCSFDCTELYGGEGNDTLNGGSGPDYIEGDAGNDTENGNGGQDEFGYDPGADNIHGGADFDVVYYWDEPWTGSGDPSVNVSLDDLANDGMTGQDGPGLDGAGTAADNVHSDVEGVYGTSGNDTLTGSAGFNELDGESGNDTIDGGGGSDFLVGDSGNDNIQARDNAPDVVECDAGNDTATTDNIDQVSECETNNVFTATLPVQTITVPGAPKPRLAPAKVRFGSIKTSVRRASFLKHGVSFTLSANEAVVYNAQLTGTYRGGHVAKVGDVVLAARSLKSSGHKVKVTLKLNRRTKRAIGRKANLKLSVVAINNDGVITTVTKRIKVK; encoded by the coding sequence ATGTACGCCGGCCCCGAGCAGGACACCTTCAACGGCGGCGACGATTACGACTGGGTCACCTACGCCGACATGGCCGGGCCGGTGAACGTGAGTGCCGACGGCGTGGCGAACGACGGTGAGGCGGGCGAGAGCGACAACATCGGGACGGACGTCGAGGAGATCGACGGTACCGCTCAGAACGACACACTCACCGCGACGAACAACGTGCCGTCCGACTGCAGCTTTGATTGCACCGAGCTGTACGGCGGAGAGGGCAACGACACGCTGAACGGGGGCAGCGGACCCGACTACATCGAGGGCGACGCGGGGAATGACACCGAGAACGGCAACGGCGGCCAGGACGAGTTCGGGTACGACCCGGGAGCCGACAACATCCACGGTGGCGCCGACTTCGACGTCGTCTACTACTGGGATGAGCCGTGGACGGGGTCAGGGGATCCGAGCGTCAACGTCTCGCTCGACGACCTGGCAAACGACGGCATGACGGGTCAGGACGGGCCGGGCCTGGACGGCGCCGGCACCGCCGCTGACAACGTCCACTCCGATGTGGAGGGCGTGTACGGCACCAGCGGTAATGACACGCTCACAGGCAGCGCCGGCTTCAACGAACTGGACGGCGAGTCCGGCAACGACACCATCGACGGCGGCGGCGGGTCGGACTTCCTGGTGGGCGACAGCGGCAATGACAACATCCAGGCGCGTGACAACGCACCGGATGTGGTCGAGTGCGACGCGGGCAACGACACCGCCACCACCGACAACATCGACCAGGTGTCCGAGTGCGAGACCAACAACGTGTTCACGGCGACGTTGCCGGTGCAAACGATCACGGTCCCGGGCGCCCCGAAGCCGAGGCTGGCCCCGGCGAAGGTGAGGTTTGGCTCGATCAAGACCTCGGTCAGGCGAGCGTCGTTCCTCAAGCACGGTGTGAGCTTCACGCTCAGCGCCAACGAGGCGGTGGTCTACAACGCGCAGCTCACCGGCACCTACCGCGGTGGCCACGTGGCCAAGGTCGGCGACGTCGTTCTCGCGGCGAGGTCTCTCAAGTCGAGCGGCCACAAGGTCAAGGTCACGCTGAAGCTGAACCGCCGCACGAAGAGGGCGATCGGCAGGAAGGCGAACCTGAAGCTCAGCGTGGTTGCAATCAACAACGACGGCGTCATCACCACCGTCACCAAGAGGATCAAGGTCAAGTAG
- a CDS encoding GNAT family N-acetyltransferase, whose product MKVRSAEPRDFDAVTLLLESLGRQEVTDATRDRCREIYAAQVSDPGADHLVAEDHEGAIVGFCSLHFRKRLNYTTPEAWVPDLIVSEKLRRSGIGKALLEHAEQRAIERGCWALSLESAHHRVEAHRFYGAFGMRDMGKAFRKLLG is encoded by the coding sequence ATGAAGGTGCGCAGCGCCGAGCCGCGCGATTTCGACGCGGTCACCCTGCTGCTCGAATCGCTCGGGCGCCAGGAGGTGACCGACGCCACGCGCGACCGCTGCCGCGAGATCTACGCGGCGCAGGTGTCGGACCCGGGCGCCGACCACCTCGTGGCCGAAGACCACGAGGGCGCGATCGTCGGCTTCTGCTCGCTCCACTTCCGCAAGCGCCTCAACTACACCACGCCGGAGGCCTGGGTGCCGGACCTGATCGTGAGCGAGAAGCTGCGGCGCAGCGGGATCGGCAAGGCGCTGCTGGAGCACGCCGAGCAGCGCGCGATCGAGCGCGGATGCTGGGCGCTGTCGCTCGAGTCCGCCCATCACCGCGTGGAGGCGCACCGCTTCTACGGGGCGTTCGGAATGCGGGACATGGGCAAGGCGTTTCGCAAGCTGCTGGGCTGA
- a CDS encoding OB-fold nucleic acid binding domain-containing protein — MFACTRKERLTARNGSGYLSLELRDRTGTIPARAFREADFLAGQFERGELVWVSGRVERFRGELQLELRAIRRADSEGLDPAEFLPSAYRDLDELDGFLEHLAREVYDQSCRGLLAELLGDATLRGQMRLGPCTRGGHHAYLGGLLEHTVAVATLAQETCVLHPRLNSDLLITAAIVHDIGKTREFELGAEIALSEEGRLVGHLALGQQIVAELASRVEGFPAHTLLALTHCILTHHGADGVPTRRFGSPEALALYRLNALDAGVKGALEHGLATA; from the coding sequence GTGTTCGCCTGTACACGCAAGGAGCGGCTCACGGCGCGCAACGGCAGCGGCTACCTGTCGCTCGAGCTGCGCGACCGCACCGGCACGATCCCCGCGCGGGCTTTCCGTGAGGCGGACTTCCTGGCGGGCCAGTTCGAGCGCGGCGAGCTCGTGTGGGTGAGCGGCCGGGTGGAGCGCTTCCGGGGCGAGCTGCAGCTCGAGCTACGGGCGATCCGGCGCGCGGATTCGGAGGGGCTCGACCCAGCGGAGTTCCTGCCGAGCGCCTACCGCGATCTGGATGAGCTCGACGGCTTCCTCGAGCATCTCGCGCGCGAGGTCTACGACCAGAGTTGCAGAGGGCTGCTGGCGGAGTTGCTTGGCGATGCCACGCTGAGGGGGCAGATGCGGCTGGGTCCCTGTACGCGCGGCGGCCACCACGCGTACCTCGGTGGTCTGCTCGAGCACACCGTTGCGGTCGCGACCCTGGCGCAGGAGACCTGCGTGCTGCATCCGCGGCTCAACTCGGATCTCCTGATCACCGCCGCGATCGTCCATGACATCGGCAAGACGCGAGAGTTCGAGCTTGGTGCGGAGATCGCGTTGAGCGAGGAGGGGCGGCTCGTGGGGCATCTCGCGCTCGGGCAGCAGATCGTCGCCGAGCTTGCGTCGCGTGTGGAGGGCTTCCCGGCCCACACGCTGCTCGCGCTCACCCACTGCATCCTCACGCACCACGGTGCGGACGGGGTGCCCACGCGCCGCTTCGGCTCGCCGGAGGCGCTCGCCCTCTACAGGTTGAATGCGCTCGACGCCGGCGTGAAGGGCGCGCTCGAGCACGGCCTCGCCACGGCATGA
- a CDS encoding PAC2 family protein → MEPLIWTDKPELRDPVLVAAFKGWNDAGESATAAVGFLVESFDATEVARIDPEDFFDFTAVRPTVRLTEGESRAIDWPATVITAAHIPAAERDLVFIQGVEPSLRWRTFTGAIADAASQLGVKLVLTLGALLADVPHSRAVNVSGLASDQALIDRLGLERTTYEGPTGIVGVLHDACQRASLPSASLWAAVPHYVAAAPNPKAALALVRRFEGIAGVAVDGSALEEASEDYERQVNAAVASDPDVKAFVEKLEETMDEAGEPPPFGENLPSADAIARDFQRFLRQQRPDES, encoded by the coding sequence ATGGAGCCGCTGATCTGGACCGACAAGCCCGAGCTGCGCGACCCCGTGCTGGTGGCCGCGTTCAAGGGCTGGAACGACGCCGGCGAATCCGCCACGGCGGCGGTCGGCTTCCTCGTGGAGAGCTTCGACGCGACCGAGGTCGCGCGCATCGACCCTGAGGACTTCTTCGACTTCACGGCCGTCCGGCCAACCGTGCGTCTGACGGAGGGAGAGAGCCGCGCGATCGACTGGCCGGCCACGGTGATCACGGCGGCTCACATTCCGGCCGCGGAGCGTGACCTCGTGTTCATTCAGGGCGTGGAGCCGTCGCTGAGGTGGCGCACCTTCACCGGCGCGATCGCCGACGCTGCAAGCCAGCTCGGCGTGAAGCTCGTGCTCACGCTGGGCGCGCTGCTCGCCGACGTGCCTCACTCGCGCGCGGTGAACGTGTCGGGCCTCGCGTCCGACCAGGCGCTGATCGATCGGCTGGGCCTCGAGCGAACCACCTACGAAGGGCCCACCGGCATCGTCGGCGTGCTCCACGACGCCTGCCAGCGCGCGAGCCTCCCGTCCGCGAGCCTGTGGGCTGCAGTGCCTCATTACGTCGCGGCCGCGCCCAATCCGAAGGCCGCACTGGCGCTCGTGCGGCGCTTCGAGGGCATCGCCGGCGTGGCGGTGGACGGCAGCGCGCTCGAGGAGGCAAGCGAGGACTACGAGCGCCAGGTGAACGCAGCCGTGGCGAGCGATCCGGACGTTAAGGCGTTCGTCGAGAAGCTCGAGGAGACGATGGACGAGGCTGGTGAGCCCCCGCCGTTCGGCGAGAACCTCCCCTCCGCCGACGCGATCGCGCGCGACTTCCAGCGCTTCCTGCGCCAGCAACGCCCGGACGAATCCTGA
- a CDS encoding diguanylate cyclase: MSLGDAVRSLVTFLEETLPSGRVIFGELNYNTDEYRVLDALGEGVDALSAGVRMPLRESFCIHMANDAAPALTGTASTDPVYRTLELCASAGIESYVAAPLELADGSRVASVCAMSSAKNQYNEDHRELFTIAARLLAYEWEYVTREGELRRLSQLQRDATSDPLTGLQLREPFLDKLDREWHLTERGITESYLLAVQPVGIEAVRTTSGDAVADLLLKNCAEVISAAVRRSDIAGRVGEDVFGVILVGCKGIEGALAFRSRLEASFERAMSQRPEEVYLIAGIEKLGEADSPREALQRAEEALGPEPVGAAG, from the coding sequence GTGAGTCTCGGGGATGCCGTCCGGTCCCTGGTCACGTTCCTCGAGGAGACGCTCCCGTCCGGCCGCGTGATCTTCGGTGAGCTCAACTACAACACCGACGAGTACCGCGTGCTCGATGCTCTGGGCGAGGGCGTGGACGCGCTCTCCGCGGGTGTGCGAATGCCGCTGCGCGAGTCGTTCTGCATCCACATGGCCAACGACGCCGCGCCCGCGCTGACCGGCACGGCTTCCACGGACCCCGTGTACCGGACGCTCGAGCTGTGCGCCTCGGCCGGCATCGAGAGCTACGTGGCGGCGCCGCTCGAGCTTGCGGACGGCAGCCGCGTGGCGAGCGTGTGCGCGATGAGCAGCGCGAAGAACCAGTACAACGAGGACCACCGCGAGCTCTTCACGATCGCGGCGCGGCTGCTCGCCTACGAGTGGGAGTACGTGACACGCGAGGGCGAGCTGCGGCGGCTGTCGCAGCTTCAGCGCGACGCGACGAGCGACCCGCTCACGGGACTTCAGCTGCGCGAGCCCTTCCTCGACAAGCTCGACCGCGAATGGCACCTCACCGAGCGCGGCATCACCGAGTCGTATTTGCTTGCCGTGCAGCCGGTGGGCATCGAAGCGGTGCGAACCACGAGCGGCGACGCCGTGGCCGACCTCCTGCTCAAGAACTGCGCCGAGGTGATCTCCGCCGCCGTGCGCCGCAGCGACATCGCGGGGCGGGTGGGCGAGGACGTGTTCGGCGTGATCCTCGTGGGCTGCAAGGGCATCGAGGGCGCGCTCGCGTTCCGCTCGCGGCTCGAGGCGTCGTTCGAGCGCGCGATGAGCCAGCGGCCCGAAGAGGTCTATCTGATCGCCGGCATCGAGAAGCTCGGCGAGGCCGACTCGCCCAGAGAGGCGCTCCAACGCGCCGAGGAAGCCCTCGGACCCGAACCAGTAGGGGCGGCCGGATGA
- a CDS encoding ATP-dependent DNA helicase — translation MPSPLDGLTAAQREAVTHPGGPLLVVGGAGSGKTRVLTRRFGWLIDEGAPADGVLALVFSPAAAAEMRERVEDLAGAAGVDLWVETFHSFSTRLLQDEALEAGLDPFFSPVTPADRLALMLDRIEDLTLRRHEIRGNPAPLLASFIARIDRLKDEMVSPPEYGAWARRLAERCRDGDDATRAHAERELEFSQVYADHDRLLAESGSLDFGDLVLHAFRLLHEKPHVRARVAQRLQHVLVDEFQEVNFAQGALLRLLAQEHRNLTAAGDDDQAIHRFRAASRKNLVDFEREYEDCKLVRLEQSHRSGRAILDAADAVVAGGGERIEKRLRGGRGGSVAFWRCRSERAQAQAIAAECERLVSQEGVPPEEICVLVRSVRDEGQTIAAALEERAVPFRLTGAAAYFQRTEVRDVLAWLRLLADPADSGAVVRALSRPPIELRSVDIARLTQHARRRRLDMVAGVIAACDGPQLSPEGRDRAQAFLRLYRSASAAFAEMRPDAFVHRLIERIGLRRQQVFAAQADTVERLVNIAKLSELASAYMRRQPDATPRDFVRYVAAMAEAGLREEEAAPEDLPPAVQVMSMRTAKGHEFDHVLIGGLNAARMPGVRRGSGDGVPAELLKEELPEDGRAAYEDEMRRLLHVAMTRARRGLVLAWPEGGERSRPSPFYEEARAALRAGEELREEELFGPAEGLHSTFRMLRDELLDSVSSVGARLSEMRLDTYVDVAQSVVRYLELLKVAALIEREREGQSLAQALPEVNELLLQEVTPVEREIFLSSALDDYLADTERDERRRAEAISHGGDQSLETFIPRRGDGLMLSASDIETYRLCPLKYKFARVFRIPQEPTINQRFGIVVHQVLERFHQAGGGSLEDLMHLFEASWRRSGFGDSNDELQFRDKAVAALRRYWELDRARDSEPVWFERSFAFKLGPHLLRGRVDRVDRHPDGRYELIDYKTGKPKTAEDLSQDIQLSLYQMGARESWDLRTAAQSYYYVLANEKVPVEHSEEELERVRGTVATIAEGILGQDFDPTPSPDICSFCDYRIICPAAEK, via the coding sequence ATGCCGAGCCCGCTTGACGGCCTGACCGCTGCACAGCGCGAGGCGGTCACCCATCCCGGCGGACCGCTGCTCGTGGTGGGCGGCGCGGGCAGCGGCAAGACGCGCGTGCTCACCCGCCGTTTCGGCTGGCTGATCGACGAGGGCGCCCCCGCCGACGGCGTGCTCGCTCTCGTGTTCTCTCCGGCGGCCGCCGCGGAGATGCGCGAGCGCGTGGAGGACCTGGCCGGCGCGGCGGGCGTGGACCTGTGGGTGGAGACGTTCCACTCGTTCTCCACGCGCCTGCTGCAGGACGAGGCGCTCGAGGCGGGGCTCGACCCGTTCTTCTCGCCGGTCACGCCGGCGGACAGGCTCGCCCTGATGCTCGACAGGATCGAGGACCTCACGCTGCGGCGCCACGAGATTCGCGGCAACCCGGCGCCGCTGCTAGCCAGCTTCATCGCGCGCATCGACCGTCTCAAGGACGAGATGGTGAGCCCGCCGGAGTACGGCGCCTGGGCGCGCCGGCTCGCCGAAAGGTGCCGCGACGGTGATGACGCGACGCGCGCTCACGCGGAGCGCGAGCTCGAGTTCTCGCAGGTCTACGCCGACCACGACCGCCTGCTGGCGGAGTCCGGCTCGCTCGACTTCGGCGACCTCGTGCTGCACGCGTTCCGCCTGCTGCACGAGAAGCCTCACGTGCGCGCCCGCGTGGCGCAGCGGTTGCAGCACGTTCTCGTAGACGAGTTCCAGGAGGTGAACTTCGCGCAGGGCGCGCTGCTGCGGCTGCTCGCGCAGGAGCATCGCAACCTCACGGCGGCCGGCGACGACGATCAGGCGATCCATCGCTTCCGCGCGGCGTCGCGCAAGAACCTCGTGGACTTCGAGCGCGAGTACGAGGACTGCAAGCTGGTGCGTCTCGAGCAGAGTCACCGCAGCGGCAGGGCGATACTCGACGCCGCGGACGCGGTGGTTGCGGGTGGGGGAGAGCGAATCGAGAAGCGGCTGCGCGGCGGACGCGGCGGCTCGGTGGCGTTCTGGCGCTGCCGCTCCGAGCGCGCCCAGGCGCAGGCGATCGCCGCGGAGTGCGAGCGGCTCGTGAGCCAGGAGGGCGTGCCGCCCGAGGAGATCTGCGTGCTCGTACGTTCGGTGCGCGACGAGGGGCAGACGATCGCGGCGGCGTTGGAAGAGCGCGCCGTGCCGTTCCGCCTCACCGGCGCCGCCGCCTACTTCCAGCGCACCGAGGTGCGCGACGTGCTCGCGTGGCTCCGCCTGCTCGCCGACCCGGCGGATTCGGGTGCCGTCGTGCGCGCTCTCTCGCGCCCGCCAATCGAGCTGCGTTCGGTGGACATCGCGCGCCTCACCCAGCACGCTCGCCGGCGGCGGCTCGACATGGTGGCGGGCGTGATCGCGGCATGCGACGGCCCGCAGCTCTCGCCCGAGGGCCGCGACCGCGCACAGGCGTTTCTGCGTCTGTACCGCAGCGCGTCGGCAGCGTTCGCCGAGATGCGCCCGGATGCTTTCGTCCACCGTCTGATCGAGCGCATCGGGCTGCGACGCCAGCAGGTGTTCGCCGCGCAGGCGGACACGGTCGAGCGCCTCGTGAACATCGCGAAGCTCAGCGAGCTGGCGAGCGCGTACATGCGCCGCCAGCCGGACGCGACGCCACGCGACTTCGTGCGCTACGTGGCCGCCATGGCGGAGGCGGGGCTGCGCGAGGAGGAGGCCGCCCCGGAGGACCTGCCGCCGGCGGTGCAGGTGATGTCGATGCGCACGGCCAAGGGGCACGAGTTCGATCACGTGCTGATCGGCGGCCTCAACGCGGCGCGGATGCCGGGCGTCCGCCGCGGGTCCGGCGACGGCGTGCCCGCCGAGCTGCTCAAGGAGGAGCTGCCCGAGGACGGGCGCGCCGCTTACGAGGACGAGATGCGGCGCCTTCTGCATGTGGCGATGACCCGCGCGCGCAGGGGCCTCGTGCTCGCCTGGCCGGAGGGCGGCGAGCGCTCGCGGCCGTCGCCGTTCTACGAGGAGGCCCGGGCCGCGCTGCGGGCGGGCGAGGAGCTGCGCGAGGAGGAGCTGTTCGGGCCGGCCGAAGGGCTGCACTCCACGTTCCGCATGCTGCGCGACGAGCTGCTCGACTCCGTGTCGAGCGTGGGCGCGCGGCTCAGCGAGATGCGGCTTGACACCTACGTCGACGTCGCGCAGTCGGTGGTGCGCTACCTGGAGCTCTTGAAGGTGGCTGCGCTGATCGAACGCGAGCGTGAGGGACAGTCGCTCGCGCAGGCGCTGCCCGAGGTGAACGAGCTGCTGCTGCAGGAGGTGACTCCCGTGGAGCGCGAGATCTTCCTCAGCTCGGCGCTCGACGACTACCTCGCGGACACCGAGCGCGACGAGCGCCGCCGCGCGGAGGCGATCTCCCACGGCGGCGACCAGTCGCTCGAGACGTTCATCCCGCGCCGCGGCGATGGCCTGATGCTGTCCGCCTCGGACATCGAGACCTACCGCCTCTGCCCGCTCAAGTACAAGTTCGCGCGCGTGTTCCGGATCCCGCAGGAGCCGACGATCAACCAGCGCTTCGGCATCGTGGTGCACCAGGTGCTCGAGCGCTTCCACCAGGCCGGCGGGGGCTCGCTCGAGGACCTCATGCACCTGTTCGAGGCGAGCTGGCGACGCAGCGGCTTCGGAGACTCCAACGACGAGCTCCAGTTCCGCGACAAGGCGGTGGCGGCGCTGAGGCGCTACTGGGAGCTCGACCGCGCGCGCGACTCCGAGCCGGTGTGGTTCGAGCGGAGCTTCGCGTTCAAGCTCGGCCCGCATCTCCTGCGCGGGCGCGTGGACCGCGTGGACCGTCATCCGGATGGCCGCTACGAGCTGATCGACTACAAGACCGGCAAGCCGAAGACCGCCGAGGACCTGAGCCAGGACATCCAGCTCTCGCTCTACCAGATGGGCGCGCGCGAGTCGTGGGACCTGCGCACCGCGGCGCAGAGCTACTACTACGTGCTCGCCAACGAGAAGGTGCCGGTGGAGCACTCTGAGGAGGAGCTCGAGCGCGTGCGCGGCACGGTGGCGACGATCGCCGAGGGCATCCTCGGGCAGGACTTCGACCCCACGCCCTCGCCCGACATCTGCTCGTTCTGCGACTACCGAATCATCTGCCCGGCGGCGGAGAAGTAG
- a CDS encoding HAD family hydrolase, giving the protein MPPTAILDIDGTLVDTNYQHAIAWYRAFRQHDVILPVWRIHRHLGMGGDQLVGALAGDRIEEEKGDDIRTAEKALYLALIEEVEPMEGARQLIVDLKESGHTVVLASSAKEDEVEHYLDLLDARELADDWTTSADVEATKPQPDLVEAARDKAGGGEAVMVGDTPWDVKAAARAGVETITVLTGGFAEAELRDAGACAVFESIEELRQRLGETPLGG; this is encoded by the coding sequence ATGCCCCCCACGGCGATCCTCGACATCGACGGCACGCTCGTCGACACGAACTACCAGCACGCGATCGCGTGGTACCGGGCGTTCCGGCAGCACGACGTGATCCTGCCCGTGTGGCGCATCCACCGTCACCTCGGCATGGGCGGCGACCAGCTCGTGGGCGCGCTCGCCGGCGACAGGATCGAGGAGGAGAAGGGCGACGACATCCGCACCGCCGAGAAGGCGCTGTACCTGGCGCTCATCGAGGAGGTGGAGCCGATGGAGGGTGCGCGGCAGCTGATCGTCGACCTCAAGGAGAGCGGCCACACGGTTGTGCTCGCATCGTCCGCGAAGGAGGACGAGGTGGAGCACTACCTCGACCTTCTCGACGCGCGCGAGCTGGCCGATGACTGGACCACCTCCGCGGACGTGGAGGCCACCAAGCCGCAGCCAGACCTCGTGGAGGCCGCGCGTGACAAGGCGGGTGGCGGCGAGGCGGTGATGGTGGGCGACACGCCGTGGGACGTGAAGGCCGCGGCGCGTGCCGGAGTGGAGACGATCACCGTCCTCACCGGCGGCTTCGCCGAGGCGGAGCTGCGGGATGCCGGCGCGTGCGCCGTGTTCGAGTCGATCGAAGAGCTGCGTCAGCGGCTCGGTGAGACGCCGCTGGGCGGCTGA